The Mycobacteriales bacterium genome window below encodes:
- the hflX gene encoding GTPase HflX yields MTEPAAAHRPLFEADGEGLELAERQALRRVTGLATELSDVSEVEYRQLRLERVVLVGVWTDGTAASADNSMVELAALAETAGSQVLEALVQRRDRPDPATYIGSGKARELRDVVVATGADTVVCDGELTPGQLRQLESIVKVKVIDRTALILDIFAQHARSKEGKAQVELAQLQYLIPRLRGWGESMSRQAGGRVAGGGGIGTRGPGETKIETDRRRIRARVAKLRREIAGMSQVRGTKRQERVRREVPAVAIAGYTNAGKSSLLNRLTGAGVLVEDALFATLDPTVRRAHTRDGREFTLTDTVGFVRHLPHQLVEAFRSTLDEVTDADLLVHVVDGSHPDPESQIAAVHEVLGEIDATRVPEVLVVNKIDAADPDVLGRLRRLYPDAVYVSARTGAGLETLLDMLEDRVPHPQVEVTVLVPYQRGDLVSRVHDAGDVLASDHTADGTLLHARVHGELAAALECYAVAVPR; encoded by the coding sequence ATGACTGAACCCGCTGCGGCACACAGGCCGCTCTTCGAAGCTGACGGCGAGGGCTTGGAGCTCGCCGAGCGCCAGGCACTGCGCCGCGTCACCGGACTCGCGACCGAACTCTCCGACGTCAGCGAGGTCGAATACCGCCAGCTACGCCTCGAACGGGTGGTCCTGGTCGGGGTATGGACCGACGGCACAGCCGCATCGGCGGACAACTCGATGGTCGAGCTCGCCGCTCTGGCCGAAACGGCCGGGTCGCAGGTGCTCGAGGCGCTGGTCCAGCGCCGGGACCGGCCGGACCCCGCGACCTACATCGGCTCCGGCAAGGCCCGCGAGCTGCGCGACGTGGTGGTGGCCACCGGCGCCGACACCGTCGTCTGCGACGGTGAGCTGACCCCGGGTCAGCTGCGCCAGCTCGAGTCGATCGTCAAGGTCAAGGTGATCGACCGGACCGCGCTGATCCTCGACATCTTCGCCCAGCACGCCCGCAGCAAGGAGGGCAAGGCGCAGGTCGAGCTCGCTCAGCTGCAGTACCTCATCCCGAGGCTGCGCGGCTGGGGCGAGTCGATGTCCCGTCAGGCGGGCGGCCGGGTCGCCGGCGGTGGCGGCATCGGGACCCGTGGACCAGGCGAGACCAAGATCGAGACCGACCGGCGGCGGATCCGGGCGCGGGTGGCCAAGCTGCGCCGCGAGATCGCCGGAATGTCACAGGTCCGGGGTACGAAACGGCAGGAACGGGTACGCCGCGAGGTTCCGGCCGTCGCGATCGCCGGCTACACCAACGCCGGCAAGTCCAGCCTGCTCAACCGCCTCACCGGTGCCGGCGTACTGGTCGAGGATGCCCTCTTCGCGACCCTCGATCCGACCGTACGGCGGGCGCACACCCGCGACGGCCGGGAGTTCACGCTGACCGACACCGTCGGGTTCGTCCGACACCTGCCGCACCAGCTGGTCGAGGCGTTCCGCTCGACCCTGGACGAGGTCACCGACGCCGACCTGCTGGTGCACGTCGTCGACGGTTCGCATCCCGACCCGGAGTCGCAGATCGCCGCGGTGCACGAGGTACTCGGCGAGATCGACGCCACTCGGGTGCCGGAAGTCCTCGTCGTCAACAAGATCGACGCGGCCGACCCCGACGTGCTGGGCCGGCTGCGCCGCCTCTACCCGGACGCGGTCTACGTCTCGGCCCGCACCGGCGCCGGGCTGGAGACGCTGCTGGACATGCTCGAGGACCGGGTCCCGCACCCGCAGGTCGAGGTGACCGTGCTCGTGCCGTATCAGCGTGGTGACCTCGTGTCACGGGTGCACGACGCCGGCGACGTACTGGCCAGCGATCACACGGCGGACGGGACCCTGCTGCACGCCCGGGTCCACGGGGAGCTCGCCGCGGCACTGGAGTGCTACGCGGTCGCCGTACCGCGCTGA
- a CDS encoding helix-turn-helix domain-containing protein → MATDRVRRPATESEARTLASAVRLRILRLCLDDELTNKEIADRLGRDPASVLHHVRRLVDDGFLQALPPRRGRRGARERPYRATRKSWELSQSDVEVVGQSSDAMLQAFLAEAAEAGTLKSASRLGLTLGPEQLEEFLDRLQDVFDEYARRPPDPDGIRWSVFFAMHRDRRGVHPE, encoded by the coding sequence ATGGCGACGGACCGTGTTCGCCGTCCGGCGACGGAATCCGAGGCACGCACCCTGGCGTCGGCCGTGCGGCTGCGGATCCTCCGGCTGTGCCTGGACGACGAGCTGACCAACAAGGAGATCGCGGACCGGCTCGGCCGCGATCCGGCGTCGGTGCTGCACCACGTCCGGCGCCTCGTCGACGACGGGTTCCTGCAGGCGCTGCCGCCCCGCCGCGGACGTCGGGGAGCGCGCGAGCGGCCCTACCGGGCGACCCGCAAATCCTGGGAGCTCTCCCAGAGCGACGTCGAAGTGGTCGGTCAATCCTCCGATGCGATGCTGCAGGCGTTCCTGGCCGAGGCGGCCGAGGCGGGCACGCTGAAGAGCGCCTCACGGCTCGGCCTGACCCTCGGCCCGGAGCAGCTCGAGGAGTTCCTGGACCGACTGCAGGACGTGTTCGACGAATATGCCCGCCGGCCGCCCGATCCCGACGGAATCCGATGGTCGGTCTTCTTCGCCATGCACCGCGATCGGCGCGGGGTACACCCGGAGTAG
- a CDS encoding vitamin B12-dependent ribonucleotide reductase, with protein MTETTGRPSTRSDGSARPSDGLRVNRVYTQEGVHPYDEVTWQRRDVVMTNWRDGTVNFEQRGVEFPEFWSVNAANIVTTKYFRGAVGTPQREVSLRQLIDRVVGRYHAAGVDNGYFASEGDAEIFAQELTWMLLHQVFSFNSPVWFNVGTSAPQQVSACFILAVDDTMDSILNWYREEGLIFKGGSGSGLNLSRIRSSKELLSSGGTASGPVSFMRGADASAGTIKSGGATRRAAKMVVLDVDHPDIEEFIETKSREEDKIRALRDAGFDMDLGGRDIASVQYQNANNSVRVSDEFMRAVQDGTDFGLRGRLTGEVLEKVDARTLFRKMATAAWECADPGIQYDDTINDWHTNPETGRITASNPCSEYMSLDNSSCNLASLNLLKFLRDDGTFDAATFVKAVEIVITAMDISICFADFPTEAIGDTTRAYRQLGIGYANLGALLMATGHAYDSAGGRALAGAITSLMTGTAYRRSAELAGVVGPYDGYARNSSAHQRVMRKHAAANDEVRAVGTDDAAVLREATTQWRRGLKVGEKNGWRNAQASVLAPTGTIGLMMDCDTTGVEPDLALVKFKKLVGGGSMQIVNQTVPRALRRMGYQEEQVEAIVEYIAEHGHVVDAPGLRPEHYEVFDCAMGERSISPMGHVRMMGAVQPFISGAISKTVNMPEAAAVEDIERIYSEGWRLGVKALAIYRDNCKVGQPLSDARAKKATADPQIVEVARPTRTRLPKSRPSNTTSFAVGGAEGYMTAGSYPDDGLGEVFLKLGKQGSTLAGVMDAFSIAISIALQYGVPLESYVRKFVNMRFEPAGMTDDPDIRIAQSVIDYIFRRLALDHLSLEQRTELGIFTAAERSAQVATTYGSGGDDEEFDREGAAASAPVERSATTGTDGATEVSDPGVHSSTELIEAVQGKAADAPLCLTCGTKMRPAGSCYVCEGCGSTSGCS; from the coding sequence ATGACCGAGACCACCGGCCGCCCATCGACCCGCTCCGACGGATCTGCCCGCCCTTCGGACGGGCTTCGGGTCAACCGCGTCTACACCCAGGAGGGTGTGCATCCCTATGACGAGGTGACCTGGCAGCGGCGCGACGTGGTGATGACCAACTGGCGCGACGGCACGGTCAACTTCGAACAGCGGGGCGTGGAGTTCCCCGAGTTCTGGAGCGTCAACGCGGCCAACATTGTCACGACGAAGTACTTCCGGGGCGCGGTCGGCACACCGCAGCGCGAGGTGAGCCTGCGTCAGCTCATCGACCGGGTCGTCGGGCGCTACCACGCGGCCGGAGTCGACAACGGCTACTTCGCGTCCGAGGGCGACGCGGAGATCTTCGCCCAGGAGCTCACCTGGATGCTGCTGCACCAGGTGTTCAGCTTCAACTCGCCGGTCTGGTTCAACGTGGGGACGAGCGCACCGCAACAGGTCTCGGCCTGCTTCATCCTCGCCGTCGACGACACGATGGACTCGATCCTGAACTGGTACCGCGAAGAGGGACTGATCTTCAAGGGCGGCTCCGGCTCGGGGCTCAACCTCTCGCGCATCCGATCCAGCAAGGAGTTGCTGTCCTCGGGCGGGACGGCGTCCGGCCCGGTCAGCTTCATGCGCGGCGCGGACGCCTCGGCCGGCACGATCAAGTCGGGCGGAGCGACCCGCCGGGCCGCCAAGATGGTCGTCCTCGACGTCGACCACCCCGACATCGAGGAGTTCATCGAGACGAAGTCGCGCGAGGAGGACAAGATCCGCGCGTTGCGCGACGCCGGCTTCGACATGGATCTCGGTGGCCGCGACATCGCGAGCGTGCAATATCAGAACGCCAACAACTCGGTGCGGGTCTCCGACGAGTTCATGCGGGCGGTGCAGGACGGCACGGATTTCGGGCTGCGGGGACGGCTCACCGGTGAGGTGCTCGAGAAGGTCGACGCGCGCACGCTGTTCCGCAAGATGGCCACGGCGGCATGGGAATGCGCCGACCCGGGGATCCAGTACGACGACACCATCAACGACTGGCACACCAACCCCGAGACCGGCCGGATCACGGCCAGCAACCCCTGCTCGGAGTACATGAGCCTGGACAACTCGTCCTGCAACCTCGCCTCGCTCAACCTGCTGAAGTTCCTGCGGGACGACGGGACCTTCGACGCAGCGACGTTCGTCAAGGCCGTCGAGATCGTGATCACGGCGATGGACATCTCCATCTGCTTCGCCGACTTCCCCACCGAGGCGATCGGCGACACGACCCGTGCCTACCGGCAGCTGGGCATCGGCTACGCCAACCTCGGCGCGCTGCTGATGGCCACCGGGCACGCCTACGACTCCGCCGGCGGGCGGGCGCTCGCGGGCGCCATCACGTCGCTGATGACCGGCACGGCCTACCGGCGCTCCGCGGAGCTGGCCGGCGTCGTCGGCCCCTACGACGGCTACGCCCGCAACTCCTCCGCGCACCAGCGGGTGATGCGCAAGCACGCCGCGGCCAACGACGAGGTCCGTGCGGTCGGCACCGACGATGCCGCCGTGCTGCGTGAGGCGACCACTCAGTGGCGGCGTGGCCTGAAGGTCGGTGAGAAGAACGGGTGGCGCAACGCGCAGGCGTCCGTCCTCGCCCCGACCGGCACCATCGGCCTGATGATGGACTGCGACACGACCGGGGTGGAGCCCGACCTGGCTCTGGTCAAGTTCAAGAAGCTCGTCGGCGGCGGTTCGATGCAGATCGTCAACCAGACGGTGCCGCGGGCGCTGCGCAGGATGGGTTACCAGGAGGAGCAGGTCGAGGCGATCGTCGAATACATCGCCGAGCACGGGCATGTCGTCGACGCACCGGGCCTGCGGCCCGAGCACTACGAGGTGTTCGACTGCGCGATGGGTGAGCGGTCGATCTCCCCGATGGGCCACGTGCGGATGATGGGCGCCGTACAGCCGTTCATCTCCGGGGCCATCTCCAAGACCGTCAACATGCCGGAGGCGGCGGCGGTCGAGGACATCGAGCGCATCTACTCCGAGGGCTGGCGGCTCGGGGTGAAGGCGCTCGCCATCTACCGCGACAACTGCAAGGTCGGTCAGCCGCTGTCCGACGCGCGGGCGAAGAAGGCGACCGCCGACCCGCAGATCGTCGAGGTGGCCCGCCCGACCAGGACCCGGCTGCCGAAGTCCCGGCCGAGCAACACGACGTCGTTCGCCGTCGGTGGGGCCGAGGGTTACATGACTGCCGGTTCCTACCCCGACGACGGGCTCGGTGAGGTCTTCCTCAAGCTCGGCAAGCAGGGTTCGACGCTGGCCGGCGTGATGGACGCCTTCTCCATCGCGATCTCGATCGCGCTGCAGTACGGCGTGCCGCTGGAGAGCTACGTCCGCAAGTTCGTCAACATGCGGTTCGAGCCGGCCGGGATGACCGACGACCCCGACATCCGCATCGCGCAGTCGGTGATCGACTACATCTTCCGGCGGCTCGCGCTCGACCACCTGTCGCTGGAGCAGCGCACGGAGCTCGGCATCTTCACCGCCGCCGAGCGCTCCGCACA
- the lexA gene encoding transcriptional repressor LexA, whose product MRSLPDGPADASGLTTRQRRVLEVIRDSVDRRGYPPSVREIGEAVGLTSTSSVAHQLTTLERKGLLRRDPNRPRAVDVRIPGAAAASVGADSSAPTADDQHPTPTYVPVVGRIAAGGPILAEQAVEDVFPLPRALVGEGTLFLLRVAGDSMVDAAITDGDWVVVRQQQVAENGDIVAAMIDGEATVKTFRRRDGHAWLLPHNPAYAPIPGDEATILGRVVTVLRKV is encoded by the coding sequence GTGCGGTCGCTCCCCGATGGTCCGGCGGACGCGAGCGGCCTGACCACGCGGCAACGGCGGGTGCTCGAGGTGATCCGCGACTCGGTCGACCGGCGCGGATATCCGCCCAGCGTCCGGGAGATCGGGGAGGCGGTCGGCCTCACCTCGACGTCCAGCGTCGCCCATCAGCTCACGACGCTCGAGCGGAAAGGCCTGCTGCGGCGCGACCCCAACCGCCCGCGGGCGGTGGACGTCCGGATACCCGGGGCGGCCGCCGCGTCCGTCGGAGCGGATTCAAGTGCGCCGACGGCCGACGATCAGCACCCCACCCCCACCTACGTCCCGGTTGTGGGCCGGATCGCCGCCGGAGGTCCGATCCTCGCCGAGCAGGCCGTGGAGGACGTCTTCCCGCTGCCGCGGGCGCTGGTCGGCGAGGGCACCCTCTTCCTGCTGCGGGTCGCCGGTGACTCGATGGTGGACGCCGCGATCACCGACGGCGACTGGGTCGTGGTGCGCCAGCAGCAGGTCGCCGAGAACGGCGACATCGTTGCGGCGATGATCGACGGCGAGGCCACCGTGAAGACCTTCCGGCGGCGCGACGGCCATGCCTGGCTGCTGCCGCACAACCCGGCCTACGCACCCATTCCCGGGGACGAGGCGACCATCCTCGGTCGCGTCGTGACCGTGCTCCGCAAGGTCTGA
- the miaA gene encoding tRNA (adenosine(37)-N6)-dimethylallyltransferase MiaA encodes MSAPPLIAVVGPTAVGKSMLAVRLAQRIGGEIVNADSMQIYRGMDIGTAKPTAAERQGVPHHLYDVWDVTEAASVAEYQRLALAAVAEIRGRGRIPVLVGGSGLYVRAVVDQIDFPGTDPDVRNRLERELADVGAQTLHRRLAGVDPAAAEAILPSNGRRIVRALEVIEISGRPFSATLPSYDDRPGCRQIGLDCVDLDPRIEARVDRMWARGLVDEVTGLLAVGLREGRTASRALGYAQVLDLLAGRCTADEAREQTQLATRRFARRQRSWLRRDPRVIWLSADSPTLEDEALRRTLD; translated from the coding sequence GTGAGCGCGCCCCCACTGATCGCGGTCGTCGGGCCCACCGCCGTCGGGAAGTCAATGCTGGCGGTCCGGCTGGCGCAGCGGATCGGCGGCGAGATCGTCAACGCCGACTCGATGCAGATCTACCGGGGCATGGACATCGGAACGGCGAAACCCACGGCCGCCGAGCGCCAGGGCGTGCCGCACCACCTCTACGACGTCTGGGACGTCACCGAGGCGGCCAGCGTGGCGGAATACCAGCGACTCGCTCTCGCCGCCGTGGCGGAGATCCGCGGCCGGGGCCGGATCCCGGTTCTCGTCGGGGGTTCCGGGCTCTACGTACGGGCGGTGGTCGACCAGATCGACTTTCCGGGCACCGACCCCGATGTCCGGAACCGCCTGGAGCGCGAGCTCGCTGACGTCGGCGCGCAAACGCTGCATCGGCGGCTGGCGGGCGTCGACCCGGCCGCGGCCGAGGCGATTCTGCCCAGCAACGGCCGCCGTATCGTGCGCGCACTCGAGGTGATCGAGATCTCCGGGCGGCCCTTCTCGGCGACGCTGCCCTCCTACGACGACCGGCCGGGGTGCCGGCAGATCGGTCTCGACTGTGTCGACCTCGATCCCCGGATCGAGGCACGGGTCGACCGGATGTGGGCCCGCGGGCTGGTCGACGAGGTCACCGGACTGCTCGCCGTCGGCCTGCGGGAGGGACGCACCGCGAGCCGCGCACTCGGCTACGCGCAGGTGCTCGACCTGCTGGCCGGCCGGTGCACCGCGGACGAGGCGCGGGAGCAGACGCAGCTTGCGACCCGGCGCTTCGCCCGCCGGCAGCGGTCCTGGCTCCGCCGCGATCCGCGGGTGATCTGGCTCTCCGCCGACTCGCCCACGCTCGAGGACGAGGCCCTGCGCCGTACGCTCGACTGA
- the tatA gene encoding Sec-independent protein translocase subunit TatA: MGELSPWHLLIVAVVFLALFGYKKLPDATRSVGRSLRIFKSEMKGMHDEEPASESTAKTPPVIEAAKPAPTAAAQQSSAAESGTPPAPPASGA; this comes from the coding sequence CTGGGTGAGCTCAGCCCGTGGCACTTGCTGATCGTTGCCGTGGTCTTCTTGGCCCTCTTCGGATACAAGAAGCTGCCCGACGCCACCCGCTCAGTCGGGCGGTCGTTGCGCATCTTCAAGTCCGAGATGAAGGGCATGCACGACGAGGAACCGGCCAGTGAGTCGACCGCGAAGACCCCGCCGGTGATCGAAGCGGCGAAGCCGGCACCGACCGCGGCAGCGCAGCAGTCGAGCGCCGCCGAGTCGGGGACGCCGCCCGCGCCACCGGCGAGTGGCGCCTAG
- a CDS encoding LysM peptidoglycan-binding domain-containing protein, with the protein MSIACDIRLSGSSAARPRPAASPSPSPGGQCVIIEFPVPVTALRSAPAAHPPRADRHPHRHPVRLTRRGRRLAASAIGALVVGSLGVGGHALATRTDAAPGMTPASSTAVVVRAGDTLWSIAHSVAPDRDPRDVVAALRARNHLSSAALRPGERLAVPRDVP; encoded by the coding sequence GTGTCCATCGCCTGCGACATCCGCCTCTCCGGCTCATCGGCGGCCCGGCCGCGTCCGGCCGCGTCGCCCTCGCCCTCGCCCGGAGGGCAGTGCGTGATCATCGAGTTTCCGGTTCCGGTCACCGCCCTCCGCTCGGCGCCCGCGGCGCACCCGCCGCGGGCCGACCGGCATCCGCACCGGCATCCGGTCCGGTTGACCCGGCGTGGCCGCCGGCTCGCCGCCTCGGCGATCGGGGCCCTGGTGGTCGGTTCCCTCGGGGTCGGCGGGCACGCGCTGGCGACCCGGACCGATGCGGCGCCGGGCATGACGCCGGCGTCGTCCACGGCGGTGGTCGTGCGCGCCGGAGACACGCTGTGGTCGATCGCGCACTCCGTTGCACCCGATCGGGACCCGCGGGACGTCGTGGCCGCGCTGCGGGCCCGCAATCACCTCTCCAGTGCCGCGCTGCGACCGGGTGAGCGCCTCGCGGTGCCGCGAGATGTCCCCTGA
- a CDS encoding MFS transporter — protein MVRHRAGAQSLIHHRDFVRLWCGDTVSQFGTQITLLAAPLLAVTVLHASPFQVGLLTTFETLAFLVVGLPAGAWVDRMRRRNVMIVADLCRGVALGSVPVAAYLGVLTIGQLYVVVLVNGVFTVFFDVAYQSYLPFLVGREHLVEGNAKLQASQSVSMVAGPSIGGLLVQVLSPATALLADAASFLWSALWVGLIRHREVRPQRAPDAHLGREIKEGVAFVVRDPLLRAIAATTGSSNLFSAMSGAMMIVLLARILHLSAGLIGVLLSVGAVGGLLGALLARRIADRYGQGQTIWKSVAVSGVFALLFPLAGHGWLLVLPAVGFFVTFAGSTVYNITQVSFRQGLCPDRLLGRMNASMRFIVWGTMPVGGLIGGVLGSAIGVRETVWVASVASLFVFLPAYLSPLRRMRELPTGYDPEPEPTEPDSTGAEPELESVDGEV, from the coding sequence ATGGTGCGCCATCGTGCCGGGGCTCAGAGCCTGATCCACCACCGCGACTTCGTCCGGTTGTGGTGCGGCGACACGGTGAGCCAGTTCGGGACGCAGATCACCCTGCTCGCCGCCCCGTTGCTCGCCGTCACGGTGCTGCACGCCTCACCGTTCCAGGTCGGCCTGCTGACCACGTTCGAAACGCTCGCCTTCCTCGTGGTCGGCCTCCCCGCCGGGGCCTGGGTCGACCGGATGCGCCGCCGCAACGTGATGATCGTCGCCGACCTCTGCCGCGGAGTCGCCCTCGGCTCGGTGCCGGTGGCCGCCTACCTCGGCGTACTCACGATCGGGCAGCTGTACGTCGTCGTGCTGGTCAACGGCGTCTTCACCGTCTTCTTCGACGTGGCCTACCAGAGCTACCTGCCCTTCCTCGTCGGTCGGGAGCACCTGGTGGAGGGCAACGCGAAGCTGCAGGCGAGCCAGTCGGTCTCGATGGTGGCCGGACCGAGCATCGGCGGCCTGCTCGTCCAGGTGCTGAGCCCGGCGACCGCGCTGCTCGCCGACGCCGCGAGCTTCCTGTGGTCGGCGCTCTGGGTGGGCCTGATCCGCCACCGCGAGGTCCGCCCGCAGCGGGCGCCCGACGCGCATCTCGGCCGCGAGATCAAGGAGGGAGTCGCCTTCGTCGTACGGGATCCGCTGCTGCGGGCCATCGCGGCGACCACCGGCAGCTCGAACCTGTTCTCCGCCATGAGCGGGGCGATGATGATCGTGCTGCTCGCCCGGATACTGCACCTGTCCGCCGGCCTCATCGGTGTGCTGCTCAGCGTGGGCGCCGTCGGCGGCCTGCTCGGGGCGCTGCTGGCCCGGCGGATCGCCGATCGCTACGGGCAGGGTCAGACGATCTGGAAGAGCGTGGCGGTGTCGGGGGTCTTCGCGCTGCTGTTTCCGCTGGCCGGGCATGGCTGGCTGCTCGTCCTGCCCGCCGTGGGATTCTTCGTCACCTTCGCCGGCTCCACCGTCTACAACATCACCCAGGTCAGCTTCCGCCAGGGACTGTGCCCCGACCGGCTGCTCGGCCGGATGAACGCCAGCATGCGCTTCATCGTCTGGGGCACCATGCCGGTCGGTGGGCTGATCGGCGGCGTACTGGGTTCGGCCATCGGTGTGCGCGAGACGGTGTGGGTGGCGTCCGTGGCTTCGCTGTTCGTCTTTCTTCCGGCCTATCTGTCGCCGCTGCGCAGGATGCGCGAACTGCCGACCGGCTACGACCCCGAGCCGGAGCCCACCGAACCCGATTCCACCGGCGCCGAGCCGGAGCTGGAGTCCGTCGACGGCGAGGTATGA
- the nrdR gene encoding transcriptional regulator NrdR produces MRCPYCKFGDSRVVDSREVDDGQVIRRRRSCPECSRRFTTVEEPTLAVIKRSGVTEPFSRTKVVDGVRRACQGRPVDEDALALLAQSVEDAVRATGSAEIPSHEVGLAILGPLRELDEVAYLRFASVYRSFDSIADFEAEIQTLRRQSTPTP; encoded by the coding sequence ATGCGCTGTCCGTACTGCAAGTTCGGCGACTCGCGGGTGGTCGACTCCCGCGAGGTCGACGACGGTCAGGTGATCCGTCGCCGTCGGTCGTGTCCGGAGTGCTCGCGACGGTTTACCACCGTCGAGGAGCCCACCCTGGCCGTGATCAAGCGGAGCGGCGTCACGGAGCCCTTCAGCCGCACCAAGGTCGTCGACGGCGTACGGCGGGCCTGCCAGGGCCGGCCGGTCGACGAGGACGCCCTGGCCCTGCTCGCCCAGTCCGTCGAGGACGCCGTCCGGGCGACCGGATCGGCCGAGATCCCGAGCCACGAGGTAGGCCTGGCGATCCTCGGCCCGCTCCGCGAGTTGGACGAGGTGGCCTACCTGCGCTTCGCCAGCGTCTACCGCTCGTTCGACTCGATCGCGGACTTCGAGGCCGAGATCCAGACCCTGCGCCGACAGTCGACGCCGACTCCGTAG
- a CDS encoding phosphatase PAP2 family protein, which yields MAVCLLLVAWISADVLLRGPWTRLDASISSQLAGSGLRNRPWPGDVLYALTLFGGRAEVLIVVGGFASLLAWRRRTWEPLSRLVAALILLTLTVYAFKLGVGRTAPTTDLLHAGGESYPSGHVPNAVVMWGLAAWLAADYGAPDVLRRMLDRLRYVAPVLTAVGMLLLNYHWLSDLVAGGAVGIVLLWVLHRIFDRRRVLPA from the coding sequence GTGGCGGTGTGTCTGCTTCTTGTCGCCTGGATCAGCGCTGATGTGCTGCTCCGCGGGCCGTGGACGCGACTGGACGCCTCGATCAGCAGTCAGCTGGCCGGGTCGGGACTTCGAAACCGGCCCTGGCCCGGTGACGTGCTCTATGCGCTCACCCTGTTCGGTGGCCGGGCGGAGGTCCTGATCGTCGTCGGGGGATTCGCGTCGCTGCTCGCCTGGCGCCGGCGGACCTGGGAGCCGCTGTCCCGTCTCGTGGCCGCCCTGATCCTGCTCACGCTCACCGTCTACGCGTTCAAGCTCGGGGTGGGCCGCACGGCGCCGACGACGGATCTGCTGCACGCCGGGGGCGAGTCCTATCCGTCGGGCCATGTGCCCAATGCGGTGGTGATGTGGGGCCTGGCGGCCTGGTTGGCGGCCGACTACGGCGCTCCCGACGTGCTACGCCGGATGCTCGATCGGCTCCGGTATGTCGCGCCCGTGCTCACCGCGGTCGGGATGCTGCTGCTCAACTACCACTGGCTGTCGGACCTGGTGGCCGGCGGCGCCGTCGGCATCGTCCTGCTGTGGGTGCTGCACCGCATCTTCGACCGGCGCCGGGTGCTGCCCGCCTGA
- the dapF gene encoding diaminopimelate epimerase: protein MDNGFVTFVKGHGTENDFVLLPDPGDRLDLRPELVRALCDRRAGIGADGVLRVVPAAEGSGARWFMDYRNADGSIAEMCGNGVRVYARYLVDAGMAEPGELMLATRGGLRAVRVPETGDVTVDMGTPQLLTDSPVVAGRPGVAISMGNPHVVVRVDDENSLDALDLSSPPVVEPALPDGQNVEFVVRSGRRRLTMRVHERGVGETRSCGTGVCAAVVATVAADGTGRGDEFQVQVPGGVLTVSWRTDGTVLLRGPAVLVGSGRLSAAWLRQAGHTSPSTDSSSGSAPVESGSVGSGSGS, encoded by the coding sequence GTGGACAACGGGTTCGTGACGTTCGTGAAGGGACACGGGACGGAGAACGACTTCGTCCTGCTACCCGATCCGGGCGATCGCCTCGACCTGCGGCCGGAGCTGGTCCGGGCACTGTGCGACCGGCGGGCGGGGATCGGGGCCGACGGCGTGCTGCGGGTCGTGCCGGCGGCGGAGGGCTCGGGCGCCCGCTGGTTCATGGACTACCGCAACGCCGACGGCTCGATCGCGGAGATGTGCGGCAACGGGGTGCGGGTCTACGCGCGGTACCTCGTCGATGCGGGGATGGCCGAGCCGGGTGAGCTGATGCTCGCCACCCGCGGCGGCCTGCGCGCGGTCCGCGTACCCGAGACCGGTGACGTCACGGTCGACATGGGGACCCCGCAGCTACTCACCGACAGCCCCGTCGTGGCCGGTCGACCGGGCGTCGCGATCTCGATGGGCAACCCGCACGTCGTGGTCCGGGTCGACGACGAGAATTCTCTCGACGCGCTGGACCTGTCCTCGCCTCCCGTTGTCGAACCGGCGCTGCCCGACGGACAGAACGTCGAGTTCGTCGTGCGCAGCGGCCGGCGGCGCCTGACGATGCGGGTGCACGAGCGCGGGGTGGGGGAGACGCGCTCATGTGGCACCGGGGTCTGCGCCGCGGTCGTGGCGACGGTCGCGGCCGACGGCACCGGCCGCGGTGACGAGTTTCAGGTGCAGGTCCCGGGCGGCGTCCTGACCGTGTCGTGGCGGACCGACGGGACCGTCCTGCTGCGCGGCCCGGCGGTCCTGGTCGGCAGTGGCCGGCTGTCCGCGGCGTGGTTGCGGCAGGCGGGTCATACCTCGCCGTCGACGGACTCCAGCTCCGGCTCGGCGCCGGTGGAATCGGGTTCGGTGGGCTCCGGCTCGGGGTCGTAG